The Neochlamydia sp. S13 genome has a segment encoding these proteins:
- the zwf gene encoding glucose-6-phosphate dehydrogenase produces MVIFGATGDLTARKLVPAIYNLNKEKLLPSHFACVGFARRKKTDEDFRQEMMEGINSFSRTRPVDKSMWNTFSEQLYYHMAEFHEDEGYIRLAKLLEDLDIKYGTKGNRVFYLSTQPSFFPLIIQKLSQHNLIYNEIESPDKWSRVIIEKPFGFDLKSAKELQKEISQYLNESQIYRIDHYLGKETVQNLLVFRFSNPLFEAIWNNSHIDNVQITVGEEIGIGNRGRFFEEAGMLRDIVQNHMMQLLSLVCMEPPNSLRAEAIHNEKVKVIESIRPFSIDQMDRLIIRGQYGPGLINGQPVNGYRQEENVHPQSQVETYVALQLFIDNWRWSGVPFYLRAGKRLPKRATEIAITFKAVPGFLFNDAGKTIEQNVLVIRIQPDEGISLKINCKVPGINSPIQPVKMDFQYGSYFGATPPEAYERLILDCMSGDNTLFARADEVLASWRLLSPIHHHWQDNPVPCFPNYAAGTWGPEEANQLLVQSGRKWSLI; encoded by the coding sequence ATGGTAATCTTTGGTGCCACAGGTGATCTGACTGCCCGTAAGTTAGTACCTGCCATTTATAATCTCAATAAAGAAAAATTGCTTCCCTCTCACTTCGCTTGTGTAGGCTTTGCACGGCGTAAAAAAACGGATGAAGACTTTCGCCAGGAGATGATGGAGGGAATCAATAGCTTTTCACGTACAAGGCCGGTAGATAAGAGTATGTGGAATACTTTTAGCGAGCAATTGTATTATCATATGGCCGAATTTCATGAAGATGAAGGGTATATAAGGCTAGCTAAGCTACTTGAAGACTTAGATATTAAATATGGAACAAAAGGAAATAGAGTTTTTTATCTATCTACCCAGCCTAGTTTTTTTCCTCTTATTATTCAAAAGCTGAGCCAACATAACCTTATTTACAACGAGATAGAAAGCCCTGATAAATGGTCGCGAGTGATTATTGAAAAACCTTTTGGCTTTGACTTAAAGTCTGCCAAGGAGCTGCAAAAAGAAATATCCCAGTATCTAAACGAATCACAGATCTATCGCATAGACCATTATCTAGGTAAAGAAACTGTTCAAAATCTCTTAGTATTTCGTTTTAGCAATCCACTTTTTGAAGCCATTTGGAATAATAGCCACATCGATAATGTCCAAATTACAGTAGGCGAAGAAATAGGCATTGGCAACCGCGGTCGATTTTTTGAAGAAGCAGGCATGCTAAGAGATATCGTTCAAAACCATATGATGCAGCTTCTCTCTCTTGTCTGCATGGAACCTCCCAATAGCCTTAGAGCTGAAGCCATTCATAATGAAAAAGTCAAAGTTATTGAATCCATTCGCCCTTTTTCTATAGATCAGATGGATCGCTTAATCATTCGCGGACAATATGGCCCTGGCCTTATCAACGGCCAGCCAGTCAATGGATATCGGCAAGAGGAAAACGTGCATCCTCAATCTCAAGTAGAAACCTATGTAGCCCTACAATTGTTTATTGATAACTGGCGCTGGTCCGGTGTTCCTTTTTATCTTAGGGCAGGTAAAAGGCTTCCTAAAAGAGCTACAGAAATAGCTATTACTTTTAAAGCTGTACCAGGCTTTCTCTTTAATGATGCAGGTAAAACAATTGAACAGAACGTCTTAGTAATACGTATTCAACCTGATGAAGGAATTTCTTTAAAAATTAATTGCAAAGTGCCTGGTATTAATAGCCCTATCCAACCTGTTAAGATGGATTTCCAGTATGGATCTTATTTTGGCGCCACCCCTCCCGAAGCTTATGAGAGGCTAATCTTAGATTGCATGTCGGGAGACAACACCTTATTTGCACGAGCAGATGAAGTGCTAGCTTCCTGGAGATTATTATCGCCTATCCACCACCACTGGCAAGATAATCCTGTCCCCTGCTTCCCAAATTATGCTGCCGGGACCTGGGGACCTGAAGAGGCTAATCAATTGCTAGTACAAAGTGGAAGAAAATGGAGTTTAATTTAA
- the ruvX gene encoding Holliday junction resolvase RuvX, protein MSDVQVEKPLITRIAALDYGLARIGIAVSDESKTIALPFMTLGCEKKTSDTAKKLVLLLEEHQKANHYTLLELVIGLPLLMNGKRGYLADETQYFISLLKNLLSIPVVSWDERLTSVQAERTMKEGKLNRKKRAKSVDNVAAIIILQNYLDHLKLRHGGTYGF, encoded by the coding sequence ATGAGCGACGTCCAAGTAGAAAAGCCTTTGATCACTCGCATCGCAGCTTTAGACTACGGATTAGCACGCATAGGAATCGCTGTTTCTGATGAGAGTAAGACGATTGCGTTACCTTTTATGACGCTTGGCTGTGAAAAAAAAACAAGCGATACTGCTAAAAAGCTGGTTTTACTTTTAGAAGAGCATCAAAAAGCTAACCATTATACTCTGCTCGAACTAGTTATAGGGCTGCCTCTTTTAATGAATGGAAAAAGAGGTTATCTGGCAGATGAAACTCAATATTTTATAAGCCTATTAAAAAATTTACTCTCTATTCCTGTAGTTTCTTGGGATGAACGGCTTACATCTGTTCAAGCTGAACGTACGATGAAAGAAGGGAAGCTAAATCGCAAGAAACGTGCTAAATCTGTTGACAATGTTGCGGCTATCATTATCCTACAAAATTATCTTGATCATTTGAAATTACGTCATGGTGGGACATATGGCTTCTAA
- a CDS encoding EVE domain-containing protein, whose amino-acid sequence MASNTQYWLMKTEPSVFSIDDLQREGFSEWEGVRNFQARNFMRDRMKEGDLVLFYHSNAKPSGIVGICRICREAHADFTAWDKDSPYYDPQATPDHPIWMMVEVEFVKKFSQVIALSELRKYPQLEGLKILEKGSRLSITPVEKKHFEFIESLGQLRVESDQNICSSQAQPTQST is encoded by the coding sequence ATGGCTTCTAACACTCAATATTGGCTAATGAAAACTGAACCTTCGGTTTTTTCTATCGATGATTTACAACGTGAAGGATTTTCAGAATGGGAGGGCGTAAGGAATTTCCAAGCCCGCAATTTTATGCGTGATAGGATGAAAGAGGGTGATTTAGTGCTTTTTTATCATTCCAATGCAAAGCCTTCAGGTATAGTAGGTATTTGCCGAATATGCCGGGAAGCTCATGCTGATTTCACCGCATGGGATAAAGATAGCCCTTATTATGATCCTCAAGCTACCCCCGATCATCCTATTTGGATGATGGTAGAAGTAGAGTTTGTAAAGAAATTTTCCCAAGTTATCGCTTTATCTGAGTTAAGAAAATACCCTCAGCTTGAAGGGCTAAAAATTTTAGAGAAAGGCTCCCGTTTATCTATTACTCCTGTGGAAAAAAAACATTTTGAATTTATTGAATCGCTGGGGCAATTAAGGGTTGAATCAGATCAGAATATATGTTCTTCTCAAGCTCAACCTACCCAATCTACCTAA
- the pgl gene encoding 6-phosphogluconolactonase, protein MLNSSWKTKIQVFDDRRDVVAAGNYREALLYCVEQFIELANTCIENQGYFAVALSGGSTPKAIFQFLTSLENRGRIEWSKVLLFWSDERSVPPTHPESNYLNAMEAGFNALPLKADNIFRMQAENNIEENARHYQDLIQTKIPKKNFDAVLLGMGEDGHTASLFPQTSGLHVRNRLVIGNFIPQKNTWRMTLTYECINAASYILLYVFGKGKEDMVFQALKGPYNPELIPVQKVGTPTHKALWILDDNSKSLLAK, encoded by the coding sequence ATGCTAAATTCCTCTTGGAAAACTAAAATACAAGTGTTTGATGATAGAAGAGATGTGGTTGCTGCTGGAAACTACCGAGAAGCACTCCTTTATTGTGTGGAGCAATTCATTGAGCTTGCGAATACATGCATTGAAAACCAGGGTTACTTTGCAGTAGCATTATCGGGAGGAAGTACTCCTAAAGCTATTTTCCAATTTCTTACCTCTTTAGAAAATCGCGGAAGAATTGAGTGGTCAAAAGTCCTGCTATTTTGGAGCGATGAGCGCAGCGTGCCTCCCACTCATCCAGAGAGTAATTACTTAAATGCTATGGAAGCAGGCTTTAATGCATTGCCGCTGAAAGCGGACAATATCTTTCGGATGCAAGCTGAAAATAATATAGAAGAGAATGCTCGGCATTATCAAGATTTGATTCAAACTAAGATTCCGAAAAAAAACTTTGATGCCGTGCTTTTAGGTATGGGAGAAGATGGGCATACTGCCTCACTTTTTCCTCAGACAAGTGGCCTGCATGTACGCAATCGCTTAGTTATCGGTAATTTTATCCCTCAAAAAAACACATGGCGTATGACTCTTACTTATGAGTGTATTAATGCCGCCTCATACATTTTGCTATATGTATTTGGAAAAGGCAAAGAAGATATGGTCTTTCAAGCATTAAAGGGGCCCTATAACCCCGAGCTAATCCCTGTGCAAAAAGTTGGGACACCTACTCACAAAGCTTTATGGATTTTAGATGATAACTCTAAATCTTTATTGGCAAAATGA
- the tsaD gene encoding tRNA (adenosine(37)-N6)-threonylcarbamoyltransferase complex transferase subunit TsaD, protein MLVLGIETTCDETACAVVKDGREILSNVVFSQIDLHQEFGGVVPELACRKHVDVLFPVIDQALQEANCKLEDIDLFSVAYGPGLIGAVLIGLNAIKTIALCMNKPYIGVNHVEAHLYAALMSNPHAEFPCLGIVLSGGHTSLICMHEIGKYELIGQTVDDAIGEAFDKVAKIMGLPYPGGPPIEALAEKGSSLRYPLKAGTVKGKPFDFSFSGLKTGVLYTYNLTSDKSDLAASFQYAAFTDILKKTLQAAEKYNCKTLVFGGGVTNNKALRKMFIEKGSHYPQYWPSPGLSLDNAAMIAGLAYHIYKHKGRGDDLTLEAATSISF, encoded by the coding sequence ATGTTAGTCCTAGGAATTGAAACAACATGTGATGAAACTGCCTGTGCAGTAGTAAAAGACGGAAGAGAGATTCTTTCTAATGTCGTCTTTTCCCAAATTGACTTACACCAAGAATTTGGAGGAGTTGTTCCGGAGCTAGCTTGCCGTAAACATGTCGATGTGCTTTTTCCCGTCATCGATCAAGCTCTCCAAGAAGCTAATTGCAAACTTGAAGATATTGACCTTTTTTCAGTCGCCTATGGTCCCGGGCTGATCGGCGCTGTGCTTATAGGCTTAAATGCTATTAAAACAATAGCGCTGTGTATGAATAAGCCTTATATAGGTGTCAATCATGTCGAAGCTCATCTATATGCTGCCCTCATGTCAAATCCTCATGCCGAATTTCCATGCCTTGGTATTGTTCTTTCTGGAGGACATACGAGCCTTATATGTATGCACGAGATAGGGAAATATGAATTGATAGGCCAAACCGTAGATGATGCAATTGGTGAAGCTTTTGATAAAGTCGCTAAAATTATGGGATTGCCTTATCCTGGTGGCCCTCCTATCGAAGCATTAGCGGAGAAAGGATCTAGTTTACGCTATCCTCTAAAAGCGGGTACTGTAAAAGGCAAGCCTTTTGACTTTTCTTTTAGTGGCCTAAAAACTGGAGTCTTATACACTTATAACTTAACGTCTGATAAATCTGATTTAGCAGCATCCTTTCAATATGCCGCTTTTACCGACATTTTGAAAAAGACCCTACAGGCTGCAGAAAAATATAATTGTAAAACCTTAGTTTTTGGTGGTGGCGTCACTAATAATAAAGCGCTGCGTAAGATGTTTATAGAAAAAGGTAGCCACTATCCACAATATTGGCCATCTCCCGGACTAAGCTTGGATAATGCAGCTATGATAGCAGGGCTAGCTTATCATATTTATAAACATAAAGGCAGAGGCGATGATTTGACGCTAGAAGCTGCCACCTCCATTTCTTTTTAA
- a CDS encoding leucine-rich repeat domain-containing protein: MMPPTSPSSTQANARALPTENTKDAHVGEPAKQAVTSLPCGHTLNKDDEIYCLACHKLGLRDSKVIEQYTPNYDTLPAFLQDKNNSKKGEYDLFLKDLVKKDAMQSIHTYEKSQAYYENSFKQLDPRLLLRIGIDSLVLGDLNLKKISDNQEEELLDQESKESKGKEKVSDKESEELLEEINKVRQLGAEKLQQIHPSSSPLSPLAPQPFISTSSSPTPPTNLPTGPTYIQVLSPQSTITISMSSLYKEILQIHFPEENGDFTEQASILDKIYKIKPDCSVEEKVVHIFSKLFTLSAYLAPVELEKTPKKSRAFTLSNYFSYLLNINRLLLWHKLPGGAEYLNQPKIKALSLKEKGELLSQWMEVHAKTITRLDLNFSGLIMLPSEVGKLSQLQELCIGGNQLTILPASIGRLSKLKKLVASNNHLTALPTTIGQLCQLQHLYLSHNQINTLPATIGQLSQLQSLSLDNNKLAVLPPELFQLSQLHELSLDRNRLTVLPKEIGQLPRLQQLGLNDNYLTALPTEIDQLLELRELGLNNNHLVSLPTAIGQLSNLEWLTLANNDLTAIPPAIGQLAGLQMVDLSRNQLTTLPTQLGQLSQLQELYLSHNQLTMIPPAIGQLTALRVLDLDHNQLNTLPIEVGQLSKLKNLKLSHNRLSIIPKAVGQLSKLQELGLSYNQLTALSTIIGQLTALQTLGLNHNQLASIPTDIGELLLLKVLDLSDNELNALPAALAQLSQLQSLHLSNNQLTSIPKAIGQLPRLQHLDLRRNQLAILPAKLRLPALQTIDLSHNQLATIPAGFSQFLQLQQLSFNNHPIIPPPQVPNLKKLILEGNPVHENVMNNKRY; this comes from the coding sequence ATGATGCCGCCAACTTCCCCTTCTAGCACCCAGGCAAATGCTCGTGCCCTCCCTACAGAGAATACAAAAGATGCTCATGTAGGAGAACCAGCGAAGCAGGCAGTTACTTCGTTGCCTTGTGGGCATACCCTCAACAAAGACGATGAGATTTATTGTTTAGCTTGCCATAAGCTTGGCCTAAGGGATAGCAAGGTTATTGAACAGTATACACCCAACTACGACACTCTACCGGCCTTCTTGCAGGACAAGAATAATTCTAAAAAAGGAGAATACGATTTATTTCTAAAAGATTTAGTGAAAAAAGACGCCATGCAATCAATTCATACATATGAAAAATCTCAAGCTTATTATGAAAACTCTTTTAAACAGCTTGATCCTAGACTCTTATTAAGGATAGGAATAGATTCTTTGGTCCTAGGCGACTTAAATCTAAAAAAAATATCAGATAATCAAGAGGAAGAGTTACTCGACCAGGAAAGCAAAGAGTCAAAGGGTAAAGAAAAAGTAAGTGATAAAGAATCGGAAGAATTATTAGAAGAGATTAACAAAGTTAGGCAATTGGGAGCAGAGAAACTGCAGCAGATACACCCAAGCTCTTCTCCGCTTTCCCCATTAGCTCCTCAACCTTTTATTTCTACCTCTTCTTCGCCTACACCTCCGACTAATTTGCCTACAGGTCCAACTTATATTCAAGTTCTTTCTCCTCAATCTACCATCACCATTTCGATGTCCTCACTTTACAAAGAAATTCTCCAGATTCATTTTCCTGAAGAGAACGGGGATTTTACAGAGCAAGCTAGCATTTTAGATAAAATTTACAAAATTAAGCCAGATTGCTCGGTTGAAGAGAAAGTCGTTCATATCTTTTCGAAACTTTTTACTTTATCGGCCTATCTTGCCCCTGTAGAGCTTGAAAAGACTCCAAAAAAATCCAGGGCTTTTACTCTTTCTAATTATTTCTCTTATCTACTGAATATCAACCGTCTCTTACTATGGCACAAGCTACCTGGAGGAGCAGAGTACTTAAACCAACCAAAAATTAAAGCCCTATCTTTGAAAGAAAAAGGAGAGCTATTAAGCCAATGGATGGAAGTTCATGCTAAAACTATTACACGCTTAGATTTAAATTTTTCCGGCTTAATCATGTTACCCTCAGAAGTGGGAAAGCTTTCTCAGCTACAAGAGCTTTGTATAGGCGGCAACCAGCTAACCATTCTTCCTGCGTCTATCGGTCGCCTCTCTAAACTTAAAAAACTTGTAGCATCAAATAATCATCTGACAGCTCTTCCCACAACTATTGGACAGCTTTGTCAGCTGCAGCACCTGTATTTAAGCCATAACCAGATAAACACTCTCCCTGCAACCATTGGACAGCTTTCTCAGCTGCAATCCCTCTCATTAGATAACAATAAGCTAGCTGTTCTACCTCCTGAACTCTTTCAGCTTTCTCAATTACATGAACTTTCCTTAGATCGTAACAGACTAACTGTTCTTCCTAAAGAAATTGGACAGCTTCCTCGGTTGCAGCAGCTAGGCTTAAACGATAATTATCTAACTGCTTTACCTACAGAAATAGATCAGCTTTTGGAGCTTAGAGAGCTTGGATTGAATAATAATCATTTAGTCTCTCTGCCTACAGCTATTGGACAACTTTCTAATCTGGAATGGCTAACATTAGCTAATAATGATCTAACTGCTATTCCTCCAGCTATTGGACAGCTTGCAGGGCTGCAAATGGTGGACTTAAGTCGCAACCAATTAACTACTCTACCTACACAGTTAGGACAACTCTCTCAACTGCAAGAGCTCTACTTAAGCCACAATCAACTAACCATGATTCCTCCCGCCATAGGGCAGCTCACTGCGCTTCGTGTACTGGATTTAGACCACAACCAGCTAAATACTTTACCTATAGAAGTAGGACAGCTTTCTAAGCTGAAAAATCTTAAATTAAGTCACAACCGGCTAAGCATTATTCCTAAGGCTGTGGGGCAGCTCTCTAAATTACAAGAGCTTGGCTTAAGCTACAACCAACTAACTGCCCTTTCTACCATCATCGGACAGCTTACTGCGCTTCAAACCCTTGGTTTAAACCATAACCAATTAGCTTCTATTCCTACCGACATAGGAGAGCTTCTTCTGTTAAAAGTGCTTGATCTGAGTGATAATGAGTTAAATGCTCTTCCTGCAGCCCTTGCACAGCTTTCTCAGCTGCAATCACTTCACTTAAGCAATAACCAATTAACTTCTATTCCTAAAGCTATTGGACAACTTCCTCGGCTGCAACACCTTGACTTAAGGCGCAACCAGCTAGCTATTTTGCCAGCAAAGTTAAGGCTTCCTGCACTGCAAACGATTGACTTAAGCCACAATCAGCTAGCTACCATTCCTGCAGGCTTCAGCCAGTTTTTACAGTTGCAGCAGCTTTCCTTTAATAATCATCCCATAATACCTCCTCCTCAAGTACCTAATCTTAAAAAGCTTATATTAGAAGGTAACCCCGTTCATGAAAATGTTATGAATAATAAAAGATATTAA